A window from Candidatus Margulisiibacteriota bacterium encodes these proteins:
- a CDS encoding DEAD/DEAH box helicase: MPNSNFFGLGIAPGLLEILQRLKFVTPTPIQAKAIPTCIEGKDLIGVAQTGTGKTLAFGIPMIQRLAALKGKGLVLAPTRELALQIDDALRPFVSSSGIRTAVLIGGASMHLQVQAIRRQARILIATPGRLNDHLEQRTVNLADVKIFVLDEADRMLDMGFAPQIARIARHIPADRQTMLFSATMPGSIVNLARSYMKLPVQVEVAPSGTAAEKVTQEVFFIRKEDKPKLLGTMLEQYRGTVLIFSRTKRGASRITRGLRGMNYNAAEIHSDRSLSQRREALDGFKSGKYRILVATDIAARGIDVTGIELVVNYDLPDDAENYVHRIGRTGRAGQEGHAVTFATPEQSSDVRNIEKLMRTALPVAKHPELSIEVMRPQAKPDTSHWRQRGMSSYGARHRRRR, from the coding sequence ATGCCAAACAGCAATTTTTTCGGCCTCGGAATCGCCCCTGGTCTCCTGGAGATCCTGCAGCGGCTCAAATTCGTGACGCCGACGCCGATCCAGGCGAAAGCGATCCCGACCTGCATTGAAGGGAAAGACCTGATCGGGGTCGCCCAGACCGGCACCGGCAAGACGCTCGCCTTCGGCATCCCGATGATCCAGCGGTTAGCCGCGTTAAAAGGCAAGGGCTTGGTCCTGGCGCCGACCCGGGAGTTGGCCCTGCAGATCGACGATGCGCTCCGGCCTTTTGTCAGCTCTTCCGGGATCAGGACGGCCGTCCTGATCGGCGGCGCCTCGATGCACCTGCAGGTGCAAGCTATCCGCCGGCAGGCGCGGATCCTGATCGCTACCCCGGGGCGGCTCAATGACCACCTGGAACAGCGGACGGTCAACCTGGCCGACGTCAAGATCTTTGTGCTCGACGAAGCCGACCGGATGCTGGACATGGGTTTTGCCCCGCAGATCGCCCGGATCGCCCGCCACATCCCCGCCGACCGGCAGACGATGCTTTTTTCGGCGACGATGCCCGGGTCGATCGTCAACCTGGCCCGTTCCTACATGAAACTGCCGGTCCAGGTGGAGGTCGCGCCTTCCGGCACGGCGGCGGAAAAAGTCACCCAGGAGGTCTTTTTTATCCGCAAAGAAGACAAGCCGAAGCTGCTTGGCACGATGCTGGAACAGTACCGCGGCACCGTCCTCATTTTTTCCCGGACCAAACGCGGGGCTTCCCGCATCACCCGCGGCCTGCGCGGGATGAACTATAACGCGGCGGAGATCCACTCCGACCGGTCGCTCTCCCAGCGCCGGGAAGCGCTGGACGGTTTTAAGTCCGGTAAATACCGGATCCTGGTGGCGACCGACATTGCCGCCCGGGGGATCGACGTGACCGGCATCGAGCTGGTCGTTAACTACGACCTGCCCGACGACGCCGAGAACTATGTCCACCGGATCGGCCGGACGGGGCGGGCGGGGCAGGAGGGGCATGCCGTGACTTTTGCCACGCCGGAGCAGAGCAGCGATGTCCGCAATATCGAGAAATTGATGAGAACGGCCTTGCCGGTCGCTAAACATCCCGAGCTTTCGATCGAAGTGATGCGGCCGCAGGCCAAGCCCGATACTTCGCACTGGCGCCAGCGCGGCATGAGCAGCTACGGCGCCCGCCACCGCCGCCGCCGCTAA
- a CDS encoding DUF6790 family protein, producing MFVLALAVSLANIFFSKKPRTLKNIIGIIALYLLVIDIGVGGLIGAYMHTARADYTAQMIGWAAGSPFQYEVAMMNLGIGVLGILCLFFRREFWLAAALNVLVVYWGCGVGHVREVLLKANVAAWNAGPGIMFGDFILPALVLALVIVHGRLKD from the coding sequence ATGTTCGTTTTGGCGCTGGCCGTCTCGCTGGCCAACATTTTTTTCTCTAAGAAGCCGCGGACGCTCAAAAACATCATTGGGATCATCGCTCTTTACCTGCTGGTCATCGACATCGGGGTCGGCGGCTTGATCGGCGCGTATATGCACACGGCCAGGGCGGATTACACCGCGCAAATGATCGGCTGGGCGGCTGGCAGCCCATTCCAGTATGAAGTGGCGATGATGAACCTGGGGATCGGCGTGCTTGGCATCCTTTGTCTTTTCTTCCGCCGGGAGTTTTGGCTGGCTGCGGCGCTTAACGTCTTGGTCGTCTATTGGGGCTGCGGCGTCGGGCATGTCCGGGAAGTGCTGCTCAAGGCGAACGTTGCCGCCTGGAACGCCGGTCCCGGCATCATGTTCGGCGACTTCATTCTGCCGGCGCTGGTGCTCGCCCTGGTGATCGTCCACGGCCGGCTGAAAGATTAG
- a CDS encoding UPF0489 family protein, with the protein MAGRDGLVRSAHFTELQLSRQKPHVYYTPLIAGDPAAITPGSHPCNSFSDRPDLQFTGLENCVRLEKAGGPAVYVMDNHLMAYFAWHEARLTGHLKEGAILLHIDAHPDDSLQPPPGKMLTLGDAANFIRRELNNANFIMPALRQQLLGEFWWAYTFLTNGRLSFGCPGGMVGNSNQLPLGRIQIRPLSKEVPLSEIISRASGRERFALDIDLDAIVKIKYQGALPDAESFTAAEEFLALIAQQAGVVTIATSPGFADQLVAIPLAQRLAAKIIGN; encoded by the coding sequence TTGGCAGGCCGTGACGGCCTGGTCAGGTCAGCCCATTTCACCGAGCTGCAACTTTCGCGGCAGAAACCGCACGTTTATTACACGCCGCTGATCGCCGGCGATCCCGCCGCGATCACGCCAGGCAGCCACCCGTGCAATTCCTTCAGCGACAGGCCCGATCTCCAGTTCACCGGCCTGGAAAATTGCGTCCGGCTGGAAAAAGCCGGCGGACCGGCTGTTTACGTCATGGATAATCACCTGATGGCTTATTTTGCCTGGCACGAGGCCCGCTTGACCGGGCACCTGAAAGAAGGGGCAATATTACTGCACATTGACGCCCATCCCGACGATAGCCTGCAACCGCCGCCCGGCAAGATGCTGACGTTGGGTGACGCAGCCAATTTTATCCGGCGGGAACTGAATAACGCCAATTTCATCATGCCGGCGCTACGGCAACAGCTTCTGGGGGAATTCTGGTGGGCCTACACTTTTTTAACTAACGGGCGGCTTTCGTTCGGCTGTCCGGGAGGAATGGTCGGCAATTCCAACCAGCTTCCTCTTGGTCGTATACAAATCAGGCCACTGAGCAAAGAGGTCCCGCTTAGCGAGATCATTAGCCGGGCCAGCGGCCGGGAACGGTTCGCCCTCGATATCGACCTCGACGCGATCGTCAAGATAAAGTACCAGGGCGCGCTGCCCGACGCGGAGAGTTTCACGGCGGCTGAGGAATTTTTGGCCCTGATCGCGCAGCAGGCCGGGGTCGTCACCATCGCCACCAGCCCCGGCTTTGCCGACCAGCTGGTCGCGATCCCGCTGGCTCAGCGGTTAGCTGCTAAAATAATCGGTAATTAG
- a CDS encoding alpha/beta fold hydrolase has product MAIVLAAPAAAKQPAEFNPESLPEIAAQQFDGRELKIVKTLARNAQYTRYLINYLSGQLNISGIMNVPVGKGPFPVVITNHGHIPPRLYTVGRGLKREQDYLARRGFVVIHPDYRNHGLSAKDPDSESGLRLGYVEDVINVVLAVKQSGYKFLNKEKIGMMGHSLGGGICLNIMTTKPDLAQAFVLYAPVSADYIDNFNRWGRRNHGGPGASLLAKYGSPEPTAEFWRNMSAINFLDKVTAPVAIHHGTRDESCYIAWSDRLAAELKRAGKDVAYYRYAGERHEFGPQWGLFMERTARFFRQHLG; this is encoded by the coding sequence ATGGCGATTGTTTTAGCCGCCCCGGCGGCAGCCAAACAACCGGCGGAGTTTAACCCGGAGTCGCTGCCGGAGATCGCCGCACAGCAGTTTGACGGGCGGGAATTGAAGATCGTCAAAACGCTGGCGAGAAACGCCCAGTATACCCGCTATCTGATCAATTATCTGAGCGGACAGCTGAACATTTCCGGTATCATGAACGTACCGGTGGGCAAGGGGCCGTTCCCGGTCGTTATCACCAACCACGGTCACATTCCGCCGCGGCTCTACACCGTCGGCCGCGGCTTGAAGCGCGAGCAGGATTACCTGGCCCGGCGCGGCTTCGTCGTTATCCATCCCGACTACCGCAATCACGGTTTATCGGCTAAGGACCCGGACAGCGAAAGTGGCTTGCGCCTTGGCTATGTCGAAGACGTCATTAACGTTGTCCTGGCGGTCAAGCAAAGCGGCTATAAATTTTTGAACAAGGAGAAGATCGGGATGATGGGACACTCGCTTGGCGGCGGTATTTGTCTTAACATCATGACGACCAAGCCCGACCTGGCCCAAGCTTTCGTCCTCTACGCGCCGGTCAGCGCCGATTACATCGATAACTTCAACCGCTGGGGCCGGCGGAACCACGGGGGGCCGGGCGCAAGTCTTTTGGCCAAATACGGTTCGCCGGAGCCGACAGCCGAGTTCTGGCGCAACATGTCGGCCATTAATTTCCTGGACAAGGTAACTGCCCCGGTCGCGATCCACCACGGGACCAGGGATGAGTCGTGTTATATCGCCTGGTCCGACCGGTTGGCGGCCGAGCTGAAAAGAGCCGGCAAGGATGTCGCTTATTATCGTTACGCCGGCGAGCGCCATGAGTTCGGCCCGCAATGGGGCTTGTTCATGGAACGGACCGCAAGATTCTTCCGCCAACATTTGGGGTAA
- a CDS encoding transglutaminase-like domain-containing protein has product MRKFFLAAAGLVLIVLLVISCSSLFSTRGDKYCQQAMRFEGHGNYPKALEYFNLARTAYRQEKNCCLGRECCAGYWRAQKVMLSYPHSLEAVRRLITQSYPKISQARIDQVIKDNRIDNLTMGGKKYYFADLLNTLYHLYPDFRASQQGTALGKGQDPLKLLLALLKQQAAGPADKTFFMPATYLASGRAVLKRAELPAAGTFKIWIPLPIATAAQDNIKIVAIEPAKYVKGPFLTSGDIGLAYLEVPLDTLKNDLKIEARYEFRHFAQRFKIDPAKVGSYDRNSQLYRRYTRSARNIIFDAGIRDTARKVVAGEKNPYLAAQKLYYYVVEQINYSFMPHLALEVLKVPESIYVHRHRFGDCGAQSIYFAALCRSLGIPARCPGGLQTFPIGQRGAGDHFWAEFYLPDYGWIPVDTSVGQLVRYYPGLSKSERQAYMAYFFGGQDNCRWQIQNDVDVPLTPEPAEPLFFAMALQAPTAVCDTMPESAGKLLGERWVWTAKKLNK; this is encoded by the coding sequence ATGCGCAAGTTTTTTCTGGCAGCCGCGGGCTTAGTCCTGATCGTCCTCTTGGTCATCAGCTGTTCCAGTCTTTTCTCCACTCGGGGCGATAAATACTGCCAGCAGGCGATGCGCTTTGAGGGACACGGCAATTACCCGAAAGCGCTGGAATACTTTAACCTGGCGCGGACCGCTTACCGCCAGGAAAAGAATTGCTGCCTCGGGCGGGAATGTTGTGCCGGCTACTGGCGGGCGCAAAAAGTGATGCTTTCTTACCCGCATTCACTGGAGGCGGTCAGACGGCTGATCACGCAGTCCTATCCCAAGATCAGCCAGGCCCGGATCGATCAGGTCATTAAGGATAACCGAATCGATAATTTGACCATGGGCGGGAAAAAATATTATTTTGCCGATCTCCTGAACACACTTTACCACCTCTACCCCGATTTCCGGGCCAGTCAGCAGGGAACGGCCCTGGGCAAAGGGCAAGACCCGCTCAAACTTTTACTGGCGCTGCTTAAACAGCAGGCTGCCGGTCCGGCCGACAAAACATTTTTTATGCCTGCCACCTACCTGGCGAGCGGCCGCGCGGTGCTCAAACGGGCGGAATTGCCCGCGGCCGGGACGTTCAAGATCTGGATCCCCCTGCCGATCGCGACCGCCGCGCAAGACAACATCAAGATCGTGGCCATTGAACCGGCCAAATATGTCAAAGGTCCGTTCCTGACCAGCGGCGATATCGGGTTGGCTTATCTGGAGGTACCGCTGGACACCCTGAAGAACGATCTCAAAATAGAGGCAAGATACGAATTCCGTCATTTTGCCCAGCGGTTCAAGATCGATCCGGCCAAGGTCGGCAGTTACGATCGGAACAGCCAGCTTTATCGCCGTTACACCCGTTCCGCCCGGAACATCATCTTTGACGCCGGGATCAGGGACACCGCCCGGAAAGTCGTGGCCGGGGAAAAGAATCCGTACCTGGCCGCGCAAAAACTTTACTACTACGTGGTCGAGCAGATCAATTACAGTTTTATGCCGCACCTGGCGCTGGAGGTCCTCAAGGTCCCGGAATCGATCTATGTCCACCGGCACCGTTTTGGCGATTGCGGCGCCCAGAGCATCTACTTTGCCGCGCTCTGCCGTTCGCTCGGCATCCCGGCCCGCTGTCCCGGCGGCTTGCAGACTTTCCCCATCGGCCAGCGCGGGGCCGGCGATCACTTTTGGGCGGAGTTCTATCTGCCTGATTACGGGTGGATCCCGGTCGATACTTCGGTCGGCCAGCTTGTCCGTTATTATCCGGGGTTAAGCAAAAGCGAGCGCCAGGCTTATATGGCTTATTTCTTTGGGGGGCAGGACAATTGCCGCTGGCAGATCCAGAACGATGTTGACGTGCCGCTGACGCCGGAACCGGCGGAACCGCTCTTTTTCGCCATGGCTCTGCAGGCGCCGACCGCCGTTTGCGACACCATGCCGGAGAGCGCCGGCAAGCTGCTCGGCGAGCGCTGGGTTTGGACGGCTAAGAAATTAAATAAATAG
- a CDS encoding NAD/NADP octopine/nopaline dehydrogenase family protein: MPKVTVLGAGNAGQTHAFHLTTKGHEICLYEHPDFAKALDSIKQNGNAIEAVAEFKKGDLTIKSALSGTAKVAKVTTDIKEALDWSDIIIMPVPAFAQANMFKQMMPHLRDGHLFTILPGNEASLIFAKMLREAGIKKNVTFCEAASIPYACRIVGPAKIFIGGMKDAFEFGVFPANRTAAAVKTMKAIMPLELDVKQNVIEVHFYNLNIIAHPVTATLNMGAFESRKGEFFFYKEGMSPSVSKVQQKVDDERIAIGAKFGFQLDSFISLIKLWYHIDAKDIHDFSQITPIHNAFGYDAPKSPQERYIAEDTPYILVTMHEYAGLAGVADPAIRSIIDIDNIYNDTDYFLHGRTLVSLGLAGMTIKEILEYAKTGELKVGKAAAKTAQPSKELRP; the protein is encoded by the coding sequence ATGCCTAAAGTTACAGTGCTCGGCGCCGGTAATGCCGGACAAACCCACGCGTTCCACCTCACCACCAAAGGCCACGAGATCTGCCTCTACGAACATCCCGATTTCGCGAAAGCGCTCGACAGCATCAAACAGAACGGGAATGCCATCGAAGCGGTCGCGGAGTTCAAAAAGGGCGACCTGACGATCAAGAGCGCTTTGAGCGGGACCGCCAAGGTCGCCAAGGTGACCACCGACATCAAAGAGGCGCTCGACTGGTCGGACATCATCATCATGCCGGTGCCGGCTTTTGCCCAGGCGAACATGTTCAAGCAGATGATGCCGCACCTGCGCGACGGCCATCTTTTTACCATCCTGCCGGGGAACGAAGCGTCGCTGATCTTTGCCAAGATGCTGCGCGAAGCGGGGATCAAGAAGAATGTCACCTTCTGCGAAGCGGCCTCCATCCCCTACGCCTGCCGGATCGTCGGCCCGGCCAAGATCTTTATCGGCGGGATGAAAGACGCCTTTGAGTTCGGCGTCTTCCCGGCGAACCGGACCGCGGCGGCGGTGAAAACGATGAAAGCGATCATGCCGCTGGAGCTGGACGTCAAGCAGAACGTGATCGAGGTCCATTTTTACAATTTGAACATCATTGCCCATCCGGTGACCGCGACGCTGAATATGGGAGCGTTCGAGAGCCGCAAAGGCGAGTTCTTCTTCTACAAGGAAGGGATGTCGCCCTCGGTCAGTAAAGTCCAGCAGAAGGTCGACGACGAGCGGATCGCTATCGGCGCCAAGTTCGGCTTCCAACTGGACTCGTTCATTTCCTTGATCAAGCTCTGGTACCACATCGACGCCAAGGATATCCATGATTTCTCGCAGATCACGCCGATCCATAACGCCTTCGGCTACGACGCGCCGAAAAGCCCGCAGGAACGCTATATCGCGGAGGATACGCCGTATATCCTGGTAACGATGCACGAGTATGCCGGTCTGGCGGGTGTGGCAGACCCGGCGATCCGGAGCATCATCGATATCGATAACATATATAATGATACCGATTACTTCCTGCACGGCCGGACGCTGGTCTCACTAGGTTTGGCAGGGATGACGATCAAGGAGATCCTGGAATACGCCAAGACCGGCGAACTGAAGGTCGGCAAAGCCGCTGCGAAAACGGCCCAGCCCAGCAAAGAGCTGAGGCCGTAA
- a CDS encoding GyrI-like domain-containing protein, translating into MKIIKWGLIVIVALVLIVAAWLAYMGVFSTPKVTVQKVGPYTLVYEEYVGPYSNTGKVIQRVYDGCTLEGVMTEKGFGIYLNDPKMVDQNKMRSEIGCVLEAKDFGKARQLRKKFKIKTWRASDCLVAEFPIRNNLSYMIGPFKAYPELNKAMNAKKAELGACMELYDMPARKTLYIFQLAK; encoded by the coding sequence ATGAAAATAATCAAATGGGGATTGATCGTGATCGTCGCTCTGGTTTTGATCGTCGCCGCCTGGCTGGCTTACATGGGGGTTTTCTCCACGCCCAAAGTGACCGTCCAAAAGGTCGGCCCCTACACGCTCGTCTACGAAGAGTACGTCGGCCCTTACTCCAACACCGGCAAAGTGATCCAGCGGGTCTACGACGGCTGCACCCTGGAAGGGGTCATGACCGAAAAAGGGTTCGGCATTTACCTGAACGACCCGAAAATGGTCGACCAAAACAAGATGCGGAGCGAGATCGGCTGCGTCCTGGAAGCAAAAGACTTTGGTAAAGCCCGGCAGCTGCGGAAAAAGTTCAAAATTAAGACTTGGCGGGCCAGCGACTGCCTGGTCGCCGAATTCCCGATCAGGAACAACCTATCCTACATGATCGGGCCGTTCAAAGCCTATCCGGAGCTTAATAAGGCAATGAACGCCAAAAAAGCCGAGCTGGGCGCCTGCATGGAGCTCTATGACATGCCGGCCAGGAAGACGCTCTACATCTTCCAGCTCGCCAAATAA
- a CDS encoding NAD(P)-dependent oxidoreductase: protein MKAAFFDLEGWELPIINDACQGAGIEIVKAESGLLTKGMLPELKEIELISVSFSAVDKSVIDVLPKLKLISTRTTGFDQIDLPLAKQQGIAVINVPSYGENTVAEYAFALLLTLSRRLSVTFIRSMFGIFDQKAVRGNDMLGKTLGVIGTGRIGQRLIKMAAGFELNIICFDPYPNQGLIDKFAVKYVPLEELLKNSDLISIHAPYTKENHHLINADSLKLVKKGLLLVNTARGPIVDTTAVLQAVKDGVLGGVALDTFEGEQVWIKEENILAMETDALPPAEAFKKALEGFFLQRFKNVVLTPHNAFNSHEAVRRIIDTALADMAAFAAKGDCDHRLDKK from the coding sequence ATGAAGGCGGCATTCTTCGACCTGGAGGGCTGGGAGCTCCCCATCATTAATGACGCCTGCCAAGGGGCAGGGATCGAGATCGTGAAAGCCGAGAGCGGCCTGCTGACCAAGGGCATGCTGCCGGAGCTCAAGGAGATCGAGCTGATCTCGGTCTCCTTTTCGGCCGTTGATAAAAGTGTGATTGATGTCCTCCCCAAACTGAAACTGATCAGCACCCGCACTACCGGTTTTGACCAGATCGACCTTCCCTTGGCAAAGCAGCAGGGGATAGCGGTGATCAATGTCCCGAGTTACGGCGAAAATACCGTGGCCGAGTACGCGTTCGCCCTGCTCCTGACCCTCTCGCGCCGGCTCAGCGTCACTTTTATCCGCAGTATGTTCGGGATCTTTGACCAGAAAGCGGTCAGGGGGAACGATATGCTCGGCAAGACGCTGGGGGTGATCGGTACCGGCCGGATCGGCCAGCGGCTGATCAAGATGGCGGCGGGCTTTGAGCTGAACATTATCTGCTTCGATCCTTACCCGAACCAGGGGCTGATCGACAAGTTTGCCGTTAAATACGTGCCGCTCGAAGAGCTATTGAAGAACTCGGACCTGATCAGCATTCACGCCCCTTATACCAAGGAGAACCACCATTTGATCAATGCCGATTCCCTGAAGCTGGTCAAAAAGGGATTACTCCTGGTCAACACCGCCCGCGGGCCGATCGTTGATACGACCGCGGTCTTGCAGGCGGTCAAGGACGGAGTGCTCGGCGGGGTGGCGCTCGACACCTTCGAAGGCGAGCAGGTCTGGATCAAGGAAGAGAACATCCTGGCGATGGAAACGGATGCTCTGCCCCCGGCCGAAGCTTTTAAAAAGGCGCTCGAAGGCTTTTTCTTGCAAAGATTCAAGAATGTGGTCCTAACCCCGCATAATGCGTTCAACAGCCACGAAGCGGTCAGGCGGATCATTGACACTGCTTTAGCGGATATGGCCGCTTTTGCCGCCAAAGGCGATTGCGACCACCGCCTCGACAAGAAATAA